A single window of Pseudophryne corroboree isolate aPseCor3 chromosome 5, aPseCor3.hap2, whole genome shotgun sequence DNA harbors:
- the TOMM6 gene encoding mitochondrial import receptor subunit TOM6 homolog, whose protein sequence is MGPGSVEKRAGGPASGWICRAYHFITDRNDFRRNLLVNLGLFAAGVWAARNMTDIDFMTPQPGM, encoded by the coding sequence ATGGGGCCCGGTAGTGTGGAAAAGAGAGCAGGGGGCCCTGCAAGTGGCTGGATCTGCAGAGCATATCACTTTATCACCGATAGGAATGACTTTCGACGGAACCTTTTGGTGAACCTGGGACTCTTTGCTGCTGGCGTCTGGGCTGCCAGAAACATGACGGACATTGATTTTATGACGCCGCAGCCAGGCATGTAG